Proteins encoded by one window of Arachis hypogaea cultivar Tifrunner chromosome 1, arahy.Tifrunner.gnm2.J5K5, whole genome shotgun sequence:
- the LOC112800311 gene encoding glucan endo-1,3-beta-glucosidase 13 yields MGWPWLFHLFLLSLICLSVSSEESIELLNLCETREDVLQASSQDSDLSLAISISYGDINGVSSNILMAETWLKTNVLAHYPAVRITTIVINLDLCNHGVKNNNYNHERKLNLVLPSLKNIYHSLKRWGLENDIKVSISFSLDCFPIHSLRHLKMAKYNLKPLLEFLQSVNSTYSLIPHSGFSHFSQQSLSLVSSHLDFMKNLGFFNLKKVNVLGIASKIRKLSEISEPPIMEADYPFLGGYAIKNPNFPPTGAPSKSPLPSPSPSPSPNSFNTLPPCKPIGHHGSPEAELEQAQKSWCVAKPSVPAQKLQQALEYACGEGGGDCEEILPTGKCYNPDSVVAHASYAFNSYWQKNKRNGGTCYFGGTAMLVNSDPSFLHCRFILS; encoded by the exons ATGGGGTGGCCGTGGctctttcatcttttccttctttctttgatTTGTCTTTCTG TTTCTAGTGAAGAATCCATTGAGCTACTAAACCTATGTGAAACAAGAGAAGATGTTTTACAAGCATCATCTCAAGATTCAGACCTATCCTTAGCTATTTCCATAAGTTATGGAGACATCAATGGCGTCTCAAGCAACATCTTAATGGCAGAAACTTGGCTCAAAACCAACGTTCTTGCACACTACCCTGCCGTGAGGATCACCACCATAGTCATAAACTTGGATCTTTGTAACCACGGTGTCAAAAACAACAACTACAATCATGAGAGAAAGTTGAATTTGGTTCTTCCTTCTTTGAAGAACATTTATCACTCTCTAAAGAGATGGGGTTTGGAAAATGACATCAAAgtttcaatttctttctctttgGATTGTTTCCCAATCCACTCTCTTCGCCATTTGAAAATGGCGAAATATAATCTCAAGCCACTGTTAGAGTTCCTTCAAAGTGTGAATTCCACCTACTCTTTAATTCCTCATTCCGGATTCTCTCATTTCTCGCAGCAGAGTTTGAGTTTGGTGTCTTCTCATTTAGATTTCATGAAAAACCTAGggttttttaatcttaaaaaggTTAATGTTTTAGGCATTgcttcaaaaattagaaagcttTCAGAAATTTCTGAACCACCAATAATGGAAGCAGACTATCCCTTTCTTGGTGGCTACGCAATAAAAAACCCTAATTTTCCTCCAACTGGTGCTCCATCAAAATCACCTTTGCCTTCGCCTTCACCTTCGCCTTCGCCGAATTCTTTCAATACTCTTCCTCCCTGTAAGCCAATAGGGCATCATGGGTCGCCGGAGGCGGAACTAGAGCAGGCGCAGAAGTCGTGGTGCGTGGCGAAGCCGAGTGTTCCGGCGCAGAAGCTGCAGCAGGCATTGGAGTATGCTTGTGGAGAGGGTGGTGGTGATTGTGAGGAGATTCTTCCAACAGGGAAGTGTTACAACCCTGATAGTGTGGTTGCTCATGCTTCTTATGCTTTCAACAGTTACTGGCAAAAGAATAAGAGGAATGGGGGAACATGCTACTTTGGTGGAACTGCTATGTTGGTTAATTCTGACCCAA GTTTCCTTCACTGCCGGTTTATTCTCAGCTAA